From Montipora foliosa isolate CH-2021 chromosome 6, ASM3666993v2, whole genome shotgun sequence, a single genomic window includes:
- the LOC138005388 gene encoding uncharacterized protein — protein sequence MIKVESEVSRLKEGAGEAKKRLHEMDDGLQWLNTEVNNIQGKIKDLERSKADLHTKQLYAVSHSRREKLKFFGIEERETKADSEDGEKVNTRDVLIDFLENDLGMDKLAEKIDLQRVHRLGNPVAGKIRPIIARFLRYPDREKVLRASFGLNRASEIKVLEDFPKEIIERRRKQMPKLKEAKKKGLKVAFSKAEPDKLFINGKVAPM from the coding sequence ATGATCAAAGTTGAGAGCGAGGTTAGTAGACTAAAGGAAGGAGCGGGAGAGGCGAAGAAAAGATTACACGAGATGGATGATGGCCTGCAGTGGCTTAATACTGAAGTTAACAACATTCAAGGTAAGATTAAGGATCTAGAACGTTCAAAGGCGGACCTGCACACGAAACAATTATACGCAGTGTCGCATAGTCGCAGAGAAAAGTTGAAGTTCTTTGGAATTGAAGAGAGAGAAACAAAAGCAGATTCAGAAGACGGTGAGAAAGTGAACACGCGTGATGTTCTTATTGATTTCTTGGAAAATGACCTAGGTATGGATAAACTAGCTGAGAAAATAGATCTGCAAAGAGTTCATCGCCTTGGAAACCCTGTAGCAGGAAAGATAAGACCTATAATTGCGAGATTCTTACGATATCCCGACAGAGAGAAAGTTTTGAGGGCGTCTTTCGGCCTTAATCGTGCGTCAGAGATAAAAGTTCTGGAGGACTTTCCGAAGGAAATAATTgaacgaagaagaaaacaaatgcCCAAATTGAAGGAAGCAAAAAAGAAAGGACTAAAAGTTGCTTTTAGCAAAGCTGAACCTGATAAGTTGTTTATAAACGGAAAAGTTGCTCCTATGTAA